A single genomic interval of Asterias amurensis chromosome 1, ASM3211899v1 harbors:
- the LOC139941406 gene encoding ribosome biogenesis protein NOP53-like isoform X2: protein MTSVPAAKRKRVAMNRKKAWRKYSNIQDVEDFLEEQRQQLRTGGLASEKSNEALFFEDKTAHRKGQKKTASKSTKPRGPIQHKVDLRIRPHPRVPPIPKALPRQERRKSSRVLQIQAQERKGIYSENKQKRLDEAKQQRTLATGNRKREKELLDERKATFDLWDCDMVKKIKKSGIEADEHFLRQTKKTPAKLPPRYQDKPSKFPAVEIIAPGASYNPSLEDHQDLVNATYEIELKKQKAEEKLDRWHKIPKLSAKQAQATYIDEMSAGLFHDDENQKGDPEDVEGEKGLLPNPPTTFENRKTKKRKRKERALKEKEKEMKAEKRLKIRQNEVYRLRSIAKEMEKEKADAAIEREKRLQREKEREKIPKSLGHHKLEEEPMVIKLSDELVGSLRQLKPEGNLLRDRYKSLQKRNIIESRVWKRGGKAKYKEYEKKSHKEIT from the exons ATGACGAGTGTACCAGCAGCGAAAAGGAAAAGGGTTGCCATGAATCGCAAGAAGGCATGGCGGAAATATTCCAACATACAAGATGTAGAAGACTTTCTTGAGGAACAGAGACAGCAGTTGCGAACAGG AGGTTTGGCATCGGAGAAGTCAAATGAAGCTCTTTTCTTTGAAGACAAGACAGCCCACAGAAAAGGACAGAAAAAAACAG CATCAAAGTCAACTAAGCCGAGAGGCCCCATACAGCATAAAGTTGATCTTCGAATCAGACCACATCCCAGAGTTCCACCTATTCCTAA AGCGCTTCCCCGCCAAGAAAGGAGGAAGAGCAGCCGGGTTTTACAGATCCAAGCTCAAGAAAGAAAGGGAATCTACagtgagaacaagcagaaaaGACTTGATGAGGCAAAACAACAGCGTACGCTAGCGACAGGGAATCGAAAAAGAGAAAAGGAACTATTAGATGAGCGGAAAGCAACATTTGATTTGTGGG ATTGTGACATGGTCAAGAAGATAAAGAAATCAGGTATAGAGGCTGATGAGCATTTTCTACGACAGACAAAAAAGACACCAGCGAAG CTACCTCCAAGATACCAGGATAAACCCAGCAAGTTCCCAGCAGTAGAGATCATTGCTCCTGGTGCTTCATACAACCCATCGCTTGAAGATCATCAG GATTTGGTGAATGCAACTTACGAGATTGAGTTGAAGAAACAGAAAGCTGAAGAGAAATTAGACAGATGGCACAAGATTCCCAAGCTCAGCGCTAAACAAGCTCAG GCAACCTACATTGATGAGATGTCAGCAGGACTCTTCCATGACGATGAGAATCAGAAGGGAGATCCTGAAGATGTAGAAGGTGAAAAAGGTCTCCTCCCGAATCCCCCGACGACGTTTGAGAATCGCAAGACAAAGAAGAGGAAACGAAAAGAGAGGGCACTCAAAGAAAAG GAAAAAGAGATGAAAGCTGAGAAGCGTCTGAAGATACGACAGAATGAAGTTTATCGATTACGCAGCATAGCTAAGGAGATGGAGAAAGAGAAAGCGGATGCAGCGATAGAAAGAGAAAAACGTCTTCAGAGAGAGAAGGAAAGAGAGAAGATCCCAAAATCACTCGGACATCACAA ATTGGAGGAAGAACCCATGGTGATCAAGCTTAGTGATGAACTGGTCGGAAGTCTACGCCAACTCAAG CCGGAGGGTAATCTCCTGAGAGATCGTTACAAGAGTCTACAAAAGAGGAATATTATTGAATCAAGAGTTTGGAAACG AGGTGGCAAGGCTAAGTATAAGGAGTATGAGAAGAAATCACACAAGGAAATAACGTAA
- the LOC139941406 gene encoding ribosome biogenesis protein NOP53-like isoform X1 → MTSVPAAKRKRVAMNRKKAWRKYSNIQDVEDFLEEQRQQLRTGGLASEKSNEALFFEDKTAHRKGQKKTASKSTKPRGPIQHKVDLRIRPHPRVPPIPKALPRQERRKSSRVLQIQAQERKGIYSENKQKRLDEAKQQRTLATGNRKREKELLDERKATFDLWDCDMVKKIKKSGIEADEHFLRQTKKTPAKLPPRYQDKPSKFPAVEIIAPGASYNPSLEDHQDLVNATYEIELKKQKAEEKLDRWHKIPKLSAKQAQATYIDEMSAGLFHDDENQKGDPEDVEGEKGLLPNPPTTFENRKTKKRKRKERALKEKEKEMKAEKRLKIRQNEVYRLRSIAKEMEKEKADAAIEREKRLQREKEREKIPKSLGHHKLEEEPMVIKLSDELVGSLRQLKPEGNLLRDRYKSLQKRNIIESRVWKRGGKAKYKEYEKKSHKEITS, encoded by the exons ATGACGAGTGTACCAGCAGCGAAAAGGAAAAGGGTTGCCATGAATCGCAAGAAGGCATGGCGGAAATATTCCAACATACAAGATGTAGAAGACTTTCTTGAGGAACAGAGACAGCAGTTGCGAACAGG AGGTTTGGCATCGGAGAAGTCAAATGAAGCTCTTTTCTTTGAAGACAAGACAGCCCACAGAAAAGGACAGAAAAAAACAG CATCAAAGTCAACTAAGCCGAGAGGCCCCATACAGCATAAAGTTGATCTTCGAATCAGACCACATCCCAGAGTTCCACCTATTCCTAA AGCGCTTCCCCGCCAAGAAAGGAGGAAGAGCAGCCGGGTTTTACAGATCCAAGCTCAAGAAAGAAAGGGAATCTACagtgagaacaagcagaaaaGACTTGATGAGGCAAAACAACAGCGTACGCTAGCGACAGGGAATCGAAAAAGAGAAAAGGAACTATTAGATGAGCGGAAAGCAACATTTGATTTGTGGG ATTGTGACATGGTCAAGAAGATAAAGAAATCAGGTATAGAGGCTGATGAGCATTTTCTACGACAGACAAAAAAGACACCAGCGAAG CTACCTCCAAGATACCAGGATAAACCCAGCAAGTTCCCAGCAGTAGAGATCATTGCTCCTGGTGCTTCATACAACCCATCGCTTGAAGATCATCAG GATTTGGTGAATGCAACTTACGAGATTGAGTTGAAGAAACAGAAAGCTGAAGAGAAATTAGACAGATGGCACAAGATTCCCAAGCTCAGCGCTAAACAAGCTCAG GCAACCTACATTGATGAGATGTCAGCAGGACTCTTCCATGACGATGAGAATCAGAAGGGAGATCCTGAAGATGTAGAAGGTGAAAAAGGTCTCCTCCCGAATCCCCCGACGACGTTTGAGAATCGCAAGACAAAGAAGAGGAAACGAAAAGAGAGGGCACTCAAAGAAAAG GAAAAAGAGATGAAAGCTGAGAAGCGTCTGAAGATACGACAGAATGAAGTTTATCGATTACGCAGCATAGCTAAGGAGATGGAGAAAGAGAAAGCGGATGCAGCGATAGAAAGAGAAAAACGTCTTCAGAGAGAGAAGGAAAGAGAGAAGATCCCAAAATCACTCGGACATCACAA ATTGGAGGAAGAACCCATGGTGATCAAGCTTAGTGATGAACTGGTCGGAAGTCTACGCCAACTCAAG CCGGAGGGTAATCTCCTGAGAGATCGTTACAAGAGTCTACAAAAGAGGAATATTATTGAATCAAGAGTTTGGAAACG AGGTGGCAAGGCTAAGTATAAGGAGTATGAGAAGAAATCACACAAGGAAATAAC GAGTTAA